Part of the Mycolicibacterium mageritense genome is shown below.
GCCGCCGACTCCGAGCTGGGGCACCATGATCGCCAACGCGCAGGACTCCGCGCTGTATCAGACGCAACCGCTCATGCTCGTCGCCCCCGCGGGCGCGCTGTTCGTCACGGTGCTGGGCTTCAACGTGTTGAGCACAGCGCTGCGCAATCGGTTCGACCCGAGCGCGGCTCGGTGAGGCGCACCCTGCTCTGGCGTTCCGCACGCATGGTGGTCACGGTGTTCGCCGTCGTGCTCGTGACCTTCGGACTCACCAAGGTCGCCTATCAGAATCCGGCTCGGATGCTGGCGCCCGAGAACGCGTCCCAGCAGACCGTGGATGCCATCGCGAACAGCCTGCGCCTCAACGATCCATGGTATGTGCAGCTGTGGCACTACGTCGTACGCGGTCCGGAGATCAAGGGCACTCCCACGGGCCTTCTCAATTGGCCGCCGAGCCTTGGCTATTCGTACCGGGAACAGCGCCCGGTCACCGATCTGATCCTGGAGAAGATCCCGGCCACCCTCAGCCTGGCCGTCGGCGCCCTGGTGCTGTGGATCAGTCTGTCGATCCTGCTCGGGGTTTACGCGGCCCGTAAACCGGGCGGCGTCTTCGACGCGGTCACGTCGGCGATTTCGTATGTGTTCCTGTCGGTCCCGACGTTCGTCACGGGCGTGATCCTGCTGTTTGTGCTTTACTACCAGCTTTCCCTGGCAGGCGTGAAGTGGTTTCCCAGCGGCGGATACGTCGCGCTGACCACGTCACCGTCCGAGTGGGCCAGGCACCTGTTGTTGCCCTGGCTGACACTGGTATTGGCCGAGGTGGGCTTGTTCCAACGTGTGGTACGGGCGTCGGTCCTCGAGGTGTCGAACAAAGATTTCATCCGCACGGCCCGCGCGAAGGGCGTCGCGCCGCA
Proteins encoded:
- a CDS encoding ABC transporter permease, giving the protein MRRTLLWRSARMVVTVFAVVLVTFGLTKVAYQNPARMLAPENASQQTVDAIANSLRLNDPWYVQLWHYVVRGPEIKGTPTGLLNWPPSLGYSYREQRPVTDLILEKIPATLSLAVGALVLWISLSILLGVYAARKPGGVFDAVTSAISYVFLSVPTFVTGVILLFVLYYQLSLAGVKWFPSGGYVALTTSPSEWARHLLLPWLTLVLAEVGLFQRVVRASVLEVSNKDFIRTARAKGVAPHGVYFNHALSAALNPILTLGAIEFATILGGAIITEQIFGIDGVGRLAVNAANNGDAPVVIGCTLLGAVIFVLSTFAVDVVATARSGK